The Apium graveolens cultivar Ventura chromosome 6, ASM990537v1, whole genome shotgun sequence genome contains a region encoding:
- the LOC141668315 gene encoding GTP 3',8-cyclase, mitochondrial isoform X1, translating into MVLFRSVSLLTKLRSSAVHQNLGNSVRWFQVRNSFELNKLLYKSYLYSGEHCDQDVITNHLTGPISKTYATTSEKFLEDGPKENPISDMLVDSFGRLHTYLRISLTERCNLRCQYCMPAEGVELTPSTSVLSQNEIVRLANLFVSSGVDKIRLTGGEPTIRKDIEELCQRLSNLEGLKTLAMTTNGITLSKKLPKLKECGLNLVNISLDTLIPAKFEFMTRRRGHDRVIESINTAVDLGYNPVKVNCVVMRGFNEDEICDFVKLTHDKPINIRFIEFMPFDGNVWNVKKLVPYAEMLDRVGKQFKIERIKDHHTETAKNFRIDGHQGTVSFITSMTEHFCAGCNRLRLLADGNFKVCLFGPSEVSLRDPLRSGVDDDKLREIIEAAVKRKKASHAGMFDLAKTPNRPMIHIGG; encoded by the exons ATGGTGTTGTTTCGAAGTGTTTCGTTGCTTACGAAGCTGCGTTCGAGTGCT GTTCACCAGAATCTCGGAAATTCGGTGCGGTGGTTTCAGGTCCGGAACTCTTTTGAACTC AACAAACTCCTATACAAATCATATTTGTATTCTGGTGAACACTGTGATCAAGATGTGATTACTAATCATCTTACTGGACCCATTTCAAAGACGTATGCAACTACTTCTGAAAAGTTTTTAGAAGATGGACCAAAAGAAAATCCTATTTCTGACATGCTAGTTGACTCATTCGGAAGGCTACACACTTACTTGAGAATCTCCTTGACAGAACGTTGTAATTTACGTTGCCAGTACTGTATGCCAGCCGAAGGTGTTGAACTTACTCCTAGCACGAGTGTGCTCTCGCAGAATGAAATAGTTAGGCTGGCTAATTTATTTGTCAGCTCGGGAGTAGACAAAATTCGTTTGACAGGTGGCGAGCCAACTATAAGAAAAGATATCGAAGAACTATGTCAAAGGTTATCGAACTTAGAAGGGCTAAAGACCTTGGCAATGACAACAAATGGTATTACTTTAtcaaagaaacttccaaagctgaAAGAATGTGGACTTAATTTGGTGAATATTAGCTTGGACACACTGATCCCTGCAAAATTCGAATTTATGACCAGGCGTAGAGGGCATGATAGGGTTATTGAGTCAATAAACACTGCAGTGGACCTTGGCTATAATCCTGTTAAG GTGAATTGTGTTGTGATGCGTGGATTCAATGAAGATGAGATATGTGATTTTGTAAAGCTGACACACGATAAACCCATAAATATACGATTTATTGAGTTTATGCCTTTCGATGGAAACGTTTGGAATGTCAAGAAACTTGTACCATATGCTGAGATGTTGGACAGAGTG GGTAAACAATTTAAGATCGAAAGAATAAAGGATCATCACACAGAGACAGCCAAGAATTTCAGAATAGATGGGCATCAGGGCACAGTTTCTTTCATCACATCGATGACTGAGCATTTTTGTGCAGGTTGCAATAGGTTACGACTTTTAGCAGATGGTAATTTCAAAGTATGCCTTTTCGGTCCCTCGGAG GTTAGTTTGAGGGATCCTCTTCGAAGTGGTGTTGATGATGACAAGCTGCGGGAGATTATTGAAGCAGCG GTCAAGAGAAAGAAAGCGTCTCATGCTGGAATGTTTGACCTTGCCAAGACACCAAATAGACCAATGATACACATAGGGGGCTAG
- the LOC141663752 gene encoding uncharacterized protein LOC141663752 isoform X2, translating into MNESVLKSTRNSCTHFTFFGESDRERSEREIRERRRERGEAGGERGRERDQREKERERRGRGREREGEREIWKPRTMSLIGVSTRLLSFFRRRQPFGTVSWSLSQSSLSVSSVHFQALTNIINSNPNSTHIPESHLKLQQLLTQNKSGFDNVDDALLLFRKMLKMRPLPCDFHFNQLLTALVKMKQYQAAVSVFREMCALSIPVDIFTFSIAINCCCHSDRLDYAFSLLSGVFKRGFVADVVTYNTLIRGLLAQHKSAEARLLLTNLIKFREVQPNVVTFNTMIDGLCKTGHTDMALWLFRFMENSDCKPNTVTYTAIINSFCKRGHVDDALNLHSEMMQKGILPDVQTYNTIIQVLFDTNRWEEVSMLLKQMTDDLNITPDVRTFNILVNAYSKFGKLDDAEHIILIMHERGEYPDIVTYNTLMHGYCSQGQMDGALVVLNTIQSKKIMPNCFTYNILLDAYCRQLKLDKALDLYRKMVSEGLSPDVVTHNILLHGLCQMGKSMEALTFFYKIQNQGHKPDTVTYGTLLDGLCKNHYIDKALSVFQTMKCNGLNPENDTYNIIIRGCLRSKKYKEACKLVDKMDDCGIFGDASTTSLLERLLSEVHDPTLLAMLQKCLHSG; encoded by the exons ATGAATGAAAGTGTATTGAAATCAACCAGAAATAGCTGTACTCATTTTACGTTTTTTGGAGAGAGCGACAGAGAGAGGAGTGAGAGAGAGATCagagagagaaggagagagagaggagaggcagggggagagagagggagggagagagatcagagagagaaggagagagagaggagaggcagggggagagagagggagggagagagagagatttggAAGCCAAGAACAATGTCTTTGATCGGTGTTTCCACGAGATTACTCTCATTCTTTAGACGACGACAACCGTTTGGTACCGTTAGTTGGTCTTTATCTCAATCTTCATTATCAGTTAGTTCTGTTCATTTTCAAGCTCTTactaatattattaattcaaaccCTAATTCCACACATATCCCCGAATCACATTTAAAATTACAGCAATTACTAACTCAGAACAAATCTGGTTTCGATAATGTCGATGATGCTCTTTTATTGTTTCGTAAAATGCTCAAAATGCGACCTCTCCCTTGTGATTTTCACTTTAATCAGCTGCTTACTGCTCTCGTTAAAATGAAACAATACCAAGCAGCTGTCTCTGTCTTTAGGGAAATGTGTGCGCTGAGCATTCCTGTTGATATCTTTACTTTTAGTATTGCCATCAACTGTTGTTGTCACTCCGATCGACTCGACTATGCCTTTTCATTGCTTTCCGGTGTCTTCAAGCGTGGTTTTGTTGCAGATGTTGTCACCTACAACACTCTAATTAGGGGGCTTCTTGCCCAACATAAGTCTGCGGAGGCTAGGCTTTTGTTGACAAACCTTATCAAGTTTAGAGAAGTTCAACCTAATGTAGTAACTTTTAACACCATGATTGATGGCCTTTGTAAAACAGGTCATACTGATATGGCCCTCTGGTTGTTCAGATTCATGGAAAACTCTGACTGCAAACCTAATACTGTCACTTACACCGCAATCATCAATTCTTTCTGCAAGCGCGGTCATGTGGATGATGCTTTGAACCTCCATTCTGAAATGATGCAGAAAGGCATTTTACCAGATGTCCAGACTTACAACACAATCATTCAGGTCCTATTCGATACAAATAGATGGGAAGAGGTTAGTATGTTGCTTAAACAGATGACCGATGACCTGAACATTACTCCAGATGTTCGTACTTTCAATATATTGGTCAATGCTTATTCCAAGTTTGGGAAGTTGGACGATGCAGAGCACATCATTCTGATAATGCATGAAAGGGGTGAATATCCTGATATAGTGACATACAATACTCTCATGCATGGATATTGTTCACAAGGACAAATGGATGGAGCATTGGTTGTCCTCAATACAATTCAAAGTAAGAAGATCATGCCCAACTGTTTTACATATAACATTCTGTTGGATGCATATTGCAGGCAGTTGAAACTGGACAAAGCGTTGGATCTTTACAGAAAGATGGTATCCGAAGGTTTGAGTCCCGATGTTGTAACACATAACATATTGTTACACGGGCTATGTCAGATGGGTAAATCTATGGAAGCACTGACCTTTTTCTATAAGATTCAAAATCAAGGCCATAAGCCAGATACTGTCACATACGGAACCTTGTTAGATGGTCTTTGCAAGAACCACTATATAGATAAAGCATTGTCTGTCTTTCAAACAATGAAATGCAATGGATTAAATCCAGAGAACGACACTTACAATATCATTATTCGTGGATGCCTCCGGAGTAAGAAGTATAAGGAAGCTTGTAAACTAGTAGATAAAATGGATGATTGTGGCATCTTTGGAGATGCATCAACAACCTCTTTGTTAGAACGTCTACTATCAGAAGTACATGATCCAACTCTCCTTGCAATGCTACAGAAGTGCTTACATTCTG GATGA
- the LOC141668315 gene encoding GTP 3',8-cyclase, mitochondrial isoform X2: MVLFRSVSLLTKLRSSAVHQNLGNSVRWFQNKLLYKSYLYSGEHCDQDVITNHLTGPISKTYATTSEKFLEDGPKENPISDMLVDSFGRLHTYLRISLTERCNLRCQYCMPAEGVELTPSTSVLSQNEIVRLANLFVSSGVDKIRLTGGEPTIRKDIEELCQRLSNLEGLKTLAMTTNGITLSKKLPKLKECGLNLVNISLDTLIPAKFEFMTRRRGHDRVIESINTAVDLGYNPVKVNCVVMRGFNEDEICDFVKLTHDKPINIRFIEFMPFDGNVWNVKKLVPYAEMLDRVGKQFKIERIKDHHTETAKNFRIDGHQGTVSFITSMTEHFCAGCNRLRLLADGNFKVCLFGPSEVSLRDPLRSGVDDDKLREIIEAAVKRKKASHAGMFDLAKTPNRPMIHIGG; encoded by the exons ATGGTGTTGTTTCGAAGTGTTTCGTTGCTTACGAAGCTGCGTTCGAGTGCT GTTCACCAGAATCTCGGAAATTCGGTGCGGTGGTTTCAG AACAAACTCCTATACAAATCATATTTGTATTCTGGTGAACACTGTGATCAAGATGTGATTACTAATCATCTTACTGGACCCATTTCAAAGACGTATGCAACTACTTCTGAAAAGTTTTTAGAAGATGGACCAAAAGAAAATCCTATTTCTGACATGCTAGTTGACTCATTCGGAAGGCTACACACTTACTTGAGAATCTCCTTGACAGAACGTTGTAATTTACGTTGCCAGTACTGTATGCCAGCCGAAGGTGTTGAACTTACTCCTAGCACGAGTGTGCTCTCGCAGAATGAAATAGTTAGGCTGGCTAATTTATTTGTCAGCTCGGGAGTAGACAAAATTCGTTTGACAGGTGGCGAGCCAACTATAAGAAAAGATATCGAAGAACTATGTCAAAGGTTATCGAACTTAGAAGGGCTAAAGACCTTGGCAATGACAACAAATGGTATTACTTTAtcaaagaaacttccaaagctgaAAGAATGTGGACTTAATTTGGTGAATATTAGCTTGGACACACTGATCCCTGCAAAATTCGAATTTATGACCAGGCGTAGAGGGCATGATAGGGTTATTGAGTCAATAAACACTGCAGTGGACCTTGGCTATAATCCTGTTAAG GTGAATTGTGTTGTGATGCGTGGATTCAATGAAGATGAGATATGTGATTTTGTAAAGCTGACACACGATAAACCCATAAATATACGATTTATTGAGTTTATGCCTTTCGATGGAAACGTTTGGAATGTCAAGAAACTTGTACCATATGCTGAGATGTTGGACAGAGTG GGTAAACAATTTAAGATCGAAAGAATAAAGGATCATCACACAGAGACAGCCAAGAATTTCAGAATAGATGGGCATCAGGGCACAGTTTCTTTCATCACATCGATGACTGAGCATTTTTGTGCAGGTTGCAATAGGTTACGACTTTTAGCAGATGGTAATTTCAAAGTATGCCTTTTCGGTCCCTCGGAG GTTAGTTTGAGGGATCCTCTTCGAAGTGGTGTTGATGATGACAAGCTGCGGGAGATTATTGAAGCAGCG GTCAAGAGAAAGAAAGCGTCTCATGCTGGAATGTTTGACCTTGCCAAGACACCAAATAGACCAATGATACACATAGGGGGCTAG
- the LOC141663752 gene encoding uncharacterized protein LOC141663752 isoform X1 has translation MNESVLKSTRNSCTHFTFFGESDRERSEREIRERRRERGEAGGERGRERDQREKERERRGRGREREGEREIWKPRTMSLIGVSTRLLSFFRRRQPFGTVSWSLSQSSLSVSSVHFQALTNIINSNPNSTHIPESHLKLQQLLTQNKSGFDNVDDALLLFRKMLKMRPLPCDFHFNQLLTALVKMKQYQAAVSVFREMCALSIPVDIFTFSIAINCCCHSDRLDYAFSLLSGVFKRGFVADVVTYNTLIRGLLAQHKSAEARLLLTNLIKFREVQPNVVTFNTMIDGLCKTGHTDMALWLFRFMENSDCKPNTVTYTAIINSFCKRGHVDDALNLHSEMMQKGILPDVQTYNTIIQVLFDTNRWEEVSMLLKQMTDDLNITPDVRTFNILVNAYSKFGKLDDAEHIILIMHERGEYPDIVTYNTLMHGYCSQGQMDGALVVLNTIQSKKIMPNCFTYNILLDAYCRQLKLDKALDLYRKMVSEGLSPDVVTHNILLHGLCQMGKSMEALTFFYKIQNQGHKPDTVTYGTLLDGLCKNHYIDKALSVFQTMKCNGLNPENDTYNIIIRGCLRSKKYKEACKLVDKMDDCGIFGDASTTSLLERLLSEVHDPTLLAMLQKCLHSGRMNYETRQ, from the exons ATGAATGAAAGTGTATTGAAATCAACCAGAAATAGCTGTACTCATTTTACGTTTTTTGGAGAGAGCGACAGAGAGAGGAGTGAGAGAGAGATCagagagagaaggagagagagaggagaggcagggggagagagagggagggagagagatcagagagagaaggagagagagaggagaggcagggggagagagagggagggagagagagagatttggAAGCCAAGAACAATGTCTTTGATCGGTGTTTCCACGAGATTACTCTCATTCTTTAGACGACGACAACCGTTTGGTACCGTTAGTTGGTCTTTATCTCAATCTTCATTATCAGTTAGTTCTGTTCATTTTCAAGCTCTTactaatattattaattcaaaccCTAATTCCACACATATCCCCGAATCACATTTAAAATTACAGCAATTACTAACTCAGAACAAATCTGGTTTCGATAATGTCGATGATGCTCTTTTATTGTTTCGTAAAATGCTCAAAATGCGACCTCTCCCTTGTGATTTTCACTTTAATCAGCTGCTTACTGCTCTCGTTAAAATGAAACAATACCAAGCAGCTGTCTCTGTCTTTAGGGAAATGTGTGCGCTGAGCATTCCTGTTGATATCTTTACTTTTAGTATTGCCATCAACTGTTGTTGTCACTCCGATCGACTCGACTATGCCTTTTCATTGCTTTCCGGTGTCTTCAAGCGTGGTTTTGTTGCAGATGTTGTCACCTACAACACTCTAATTAGGGGGCTTCTTGCCCAACATAAGTCTGCGGAGGCTAGGCTTTTGTTGACAAACCTTATCAAGTTTAGAGAAGTTCAACCTAATGTAGTAACTTTTAACACCATGATTGATGGCCTTTGTAAAACAGGTCATACTGATATGGCCCTCTGGTTGTTCAGATTCATGGAAAACTCTGACTGCAAACCTAATACTGTCACTTACACCGCAATCATCAATTCTTTCTGCAAGCGCGGTCATGTGGATGATGCTTTGAACCTCCATTCTGAAATGATGCAGAAAGGCATTTTACCAGATGTCCAGACTTACAACACAATCATTCAGGTCCTATTCGATACAAATAGATGGGAAGAGGTTAGTATGTTGCTTAAACAGATGACCGATGACCTGAACATTACTCCAGATGTTCGTACTTTCAATATATTGGTCAATGCTTATTCCAAGTTTGGGAAGTTGGACGATGCAGAGCACATCATTCTGATAATGCATGAAAGGGGTGAATATCCTGATATAGTGACATACAATACTCTCATGCATGGATATTGTTCACAAGGACAAATGGATGGAGCATTGGTTGTCCTCAATACAATTCAAAGTAAGAAGATCATGCCCAACTGTTTTACATATAACATTCTGTTGGATGCATATTGCAGGCAGTTGAAACTGGACAAAGCGTTGGATCTTTACAGAAAGATGGTATCCGAAGGTTTGAGTCCCGATGTTGTAACACATAACATATTGTTACACGGGCTATGTCAGATGGGTAAATCTATGGAAGCACTGACCTTTTTCTATAAGATTCAAAATCAAGGCCATAAGCCAGATACTGTCACATACGGAACCTTGTTAGATGGTCTTTGCAAGAACCACTATATAGATAAAGCATTGTCTGTCTTTCAAACAATGAAATGCAATGGATTAAATCCAGAGAACGACACTTACAATATCATTATTCGTGGATGCCTCCGGAGTAAGAAGTATAAGGAAGCTTGTAAACTAGTAGATAAAATGGATGATTGTGGCATCTTTGGAGATGCATCAACAACCTCTTTGTTAGAACGTCTACTATCAGAAGTACATGATCCAACTCTCCTTGCAATGCTACAGAAGTGCTTACATTCTG GAAGGATGAACTATGAAACGAGACAATGA